Genomic DNA from Sardina pilchardus chromosome 4, fSarPil1.1, whole genome shotgun sequence:
CTCACTCCCGGGGGAGCATGCAGGAGTGGGCTGCGACTCGGTGGACGAGTGTgttagcacctctcctctgaTGTCTCCCCCTGTGATCCCAGCACACAATAGATTGGCCCGCTCCACGCTCCCTGTGTGGTTAAGCCATGACCTGTGGCTCGAGCGGGTGGTTAGTGAGAATGAGACAATCATTACTGCTTTGTCAGCAAGCACAGTGGTGGGTGAAGGAGTGGCAGATTTTTCTAATCCCCTCAAGCTCATGTGTTCACTTTGCCTCATTGAGTCAAATGTGACCTGCACAGACTCCTCTGTGATGCTGCAGTATCCTTATAGCATACAGCTATGTTTACACAACAGTTCAACTTCTTTGTTCCTTTTCTTTATCTATAATGTACCTGGACAATAGAATTtaaatttccaaaatatgaCAAAATGGAAATTGAAGAGGGACCTGTCGATATTCCTTTCCTGGAtaattcaagttcaagttcagcaCGAGTTCAGTACGTCAGAACGTGTTCATGTCTTGTCCTGAATTCTTCACTGGTCCGCTGCGGAGGACCTCAGAGGAGGTACCTGTCTTCAAGTTCAACATTACCTGAGCTCCACCTCTAGGTTGTGCTGTTGGTTTAAGTAGCAGAGCTGAGGGcagccagacagagagacagagtcggATCCTGTATCCAGACTCAGAGCTGCCAGAGGGACATCAGGGCTGTTGAAAGCCTACAACTAACTGGTGTGTGATGAGAGCTTGACCTGCTCATGGGTTTTTGTTTCCTCAGGACTGCAAATGGAAGATGTACATGGAGCTGGATGGAGATGAGGTGGCCGTGACCTATATCAAGGATGTCACCTTCAACTCTTACAGATCCGATGTGGAggtcctaaaaatgaccaaggTATGGGGTCAAAACATGGAACAAAATACAATGAAGCTAATTCAAGAACTAGGTTATTAAATTGTGGTCATTTATTTAATACCGGCTATTTCAGTTTTGGAAGATCATTTTGGAAGTATTTTGACATTACATTGCAGTCCATATTCAGATTTGCCATGTTTATCATGTAATTTGCAGCCACCATTTGTAATGGATAAGTGGGTTATTGGACTCTTTGACAACCAAATAGTTGACTGCACCGTGAATTATGAGGtgagtaggctatatgttcaCTTACAATCACATCACATAGCTTTGAGGTTCTAccatttctcctctctgcacAAAAGCATCAGTAAGTAGCTTTAGAGAGGCTGAAGGTAGGTTACCATAACACATTATAAAATGGCTTCCCATTTGAATCCCTTGTGCCCTCAGAATGATGTTAGATGTCCCAAGTGTACCAGACATAGCCATGCAGTGCACTGGAGCTCCACGGGTGGAACGGACTTCATCAAAACCGTAGAGCTGGCTATCGAGACAGGGCAGCAGAAAGCAGAGGGGAACCCCAGGAGCCGCTCAAACTCTGGTAACTCGCCTTGCAGTGCAACTTTGTTTgccacacacaggccacactTGAGGCAATTCAATAGATAGGCCACACATAGGCCACACTTGAGGCAATTCAACAGTCAGTCGACATCACAACTAGCGCTTTTGAAGtcaatcagagacacctgtcaGATTTCCAGTCAGAGACATTAGTGATTGTTGCCCCAGCCATGATGGCAGAGCTATTGCGTACATTCTGGAGCCCAGTGCGATATCTGGCTTtctaatatttattttttcatcgCCACTTCTCGTGCACATCACTTAATTAACATTATTGAGCTACCTATTGCCACCCACTGACATGAAAGAATATTTATTCACTTTAAATCACTACATTGTAGGCACAGACCCTCAACAATGACATAGGCTAGTAGGCCTATTCTCAACAGCTAAACAATAAATGTTTTTGGAGCGATTAAGTGAAATTGGACAATTTCCCACAACACACCTGATGATTTGGTGGAAAATCACTGGGGTAAAAGACCCTGACCCTTTACCATTATCCTAGCAtataaaacatactgtatatggggcaattgctctgtcgctagtttggagtttaacatggttttaaactggagttggagttgggagttggagtctAAAATCGTgctaaactccaaactagcgacagactTAACTCCTTCTCTTAACTCTCTAGACTCTTAACTCCTTCTGTTCTGTCACCACAGAATCTCAGGAATATAAGGAGATCTATCTATAAGAGAAAGACCTGAACCAGGGCATTGTCCTGTTCTATTATTAATGTTTTATAACTTTGTATCAGATGCTGCCATTAGTGTATTGGTGGGATTTATTGTTGACCCATGTGCACTCCCCCTAGGAGTTGATCCTAAATGGATCCACAGGCTGAGGATGAAGCAGCAAAGGAACCGGCAGATGGCGGTTGTCACTCCCCCTGCTTGCCCCAGCAACATGACCCTGCCTCAGTTCCTGTCTGCCTACGGTAACCAGTCCTCGTATGCGGCTGCGGTGAGGCGCTCGCCCAATAACATCCCGCTGTCCCCGTGGAGCTCGCGGTGCTCGTCTCCCACAGCAGGCCTCTCGTCCCGCCTCTCCACCCTGCACCTGGGGTCCAAGGGCAGCAGCCCGTCCAGCACCACGTCAGAGAGTGCCTCTGAGCGCGAGCGCCCCCTCAGCGCCGGGCCCCTGCACAGGCCAAGAAGTTCCTATTTTGGCGCGTCGTTCAGTCCCTCGTCGGGCCGAGATGTAAGGAAGTCACCCTCCTCACCTGGACCCAGGAAGTCCTCCATCACCCCTGAATTCAAGTCATCAAGAAATGCTCAGTATGGCTGGAGGCCGCGGTCTAATTCCAGCGCAGGAGCTCTGTGTCAGGTCCCAAGGATGATACCTGGCATGTCCCCAGCGAGCAGCCCAAAGGAGGAGCCCGAGGTTAAGGCCAACGATGGGGGTTGGATTAAAGTGGAGCGTCAGAAAAAGCCTCAGAGGCAGCCGGAGAGCAAGCCATTCAGGggtagaggagggaggagaggaggccgtGGTGGTGGACGTGGACGGAACTGACCATAACTAAGTTTACCTCAGCAACATCAACAGCTACTGTACAGAAACTTGAAAGTCAATAATCATCAAACAATGTCTCCATGGCATGAATgcatggtgtaggctacacttttTTTCCGACTCATCAAGGGATGAAATGTTGTGAACAGTTATTTTGAACTGAAGATGCAATTCAAACGAATATAGTGTCAAGTCAAAATCAGCTTTTGGCTATGCCTAATTTGTAAACACTACAAACAATAACTTCAGGAAACTATGTCTCAGGTCTTTATAATTAAAGCAGGAAATAGAACAttcatttgtagcctacatttgtaaGACTGACTTTTAATATGTGATCAATGAAATTATTGATTATGTTTTCTGCCTTTTTAAAATTAATAtcatgttttcaaaatgtattaaaagtcATCAGCGATGAATAACATGACTCTGAAAAAGATCAGCATTGGCCTATATGCTACTGGCCTATTTCTTTCAGATCCAAACAGTCATTGTCAAACTTTATTTTATTCTGATGTTTATACACAATATGTATTATTTTTAAAATCACATTGTATTTTCTCTGAACACATTTGGTGTATGTATGGGCATTTCATAAAGAAATGtgtaatatttatatatatatttagttaGCCTGTAGGTCGATCAGAGTTAAAGATTTACTGGGTCGTTTTGTTATGCAGATTTATTGAGGATAAATTGGCGCCACCGAAAGGGTCCTAAACATGTAATGAAATCGTACCACAACATGTATAGTTGTGcactgaaataaaaaatatttttaaatgttttcaatgtatgtatataaatatgaataataaACCCCCCTTTCCCCCACAGACGATcagtttctttgtttttgtaatgATTTTCAGTAAATTGCATTTTACATAACTGTCAGGACATAAGCGTGGCGCGGGAAAGTGGCACACCTCTTTCAGGCTTCCCGCGAAACTTAGTTATTCTTCAAGAGTTCAGTGGTGGAACCTGGACCCATAGACTCTTCCGTCTCATCTCCGCGAAAACTACTAAAAGAAAAATGCGATCAAAGGTaacatttctaaaaaaaatgtgaacTCAGTTTTGCACTTCGCAGTGGTCATTTATTTTGCAACGTCAATTGAATCTGAATCGTATAACTTTAGCTTCAAAGTGTCAGTAAACTTGCATGGCAAGCTTGTGAAGTCCTCCAAGCTGCTGGACTTCAGCTGCCTTTAAAAGTTCGAAAAGTATTGCACATTTACAGTGATTGCATCCTATAGTTTCGTGATATCACTTTATAATGCATTATGCCATCTATTGTAAACGCACTGTGGTCAGTTTGTTAGTTTCGTGTGAGGCTGGGGAGTGGGGACAAATTTAAAGTAACGAAAAGGATCATTGCCCTTTGTGTCCGTTCACGTTTGTCGACTGAAGTTGACTGTGTCACAAGGGAAGCACATAATGCTCATGAGTCGAAATCGAAAACGAAATGAATCGATCTTAAATATATTACAAGTAGCTTAGAGCTATCGATAATGTATCTGGCTGCTCAAGTACTTTAATTACTTGCACTTACTTAAAACCTAGCAACAGATATAATGATAGGTTACCTTCATAGTAAACTTTCAGttcgtttctttttttcaagACCAGTGTCAACGCTCCTCTGTATTATTGTTTGCACAGATAAGTTAGCAGTTTAGAAGATGTTGGTTGCTTTACCCTAATCATGGAGCTATGTTGTAACCCTTAACTTCTCAATTGTGCCATTTCAGAGGCAGCAGACTGTTCAGCCCCCAGCCACCAGGATGAACCTCCGCAGCTACAGGAACATGTCTCTTGTACCTATAgaaacctcctcctcttcctcagatgACAGCTGTGACAGTTTTGGTTCTGATGGGTTTGCAAATACGGTAATAAACATTCTGGTGAAATTGCACCATTTTTAAACTACTCTCTTTTGATTTTGGTCATCAAACATACCATCTGCCAACTGTACATGTTTGTGGTTAATTTTGCGCAGAGAAAGATCTTAAAACCAACCAGAGTCTCTCCACGGAGGGCTAAGGCATCTGAGGTGACTTCTGAGGAAGATACACGGAGCAGCTTTGAAGACAAGAACTTCACTGAGGAGATGAGCGCTATGGTGAGCAATAGCAACATGACAGCGTGCAACTCGCTTGTCTCCTTCATCTTTAGACTAAAGTAGTAGAGGAGCTGACCGATAACGGCCTAACTGTTGGTCCGGCTCTGTTTCCCTTTGACAGAATGTGGACTCTGACAATGACTCGATGGAGGCAGAGCCCGAGCCTGAGAGGCGACCCCGGCGCTCCCACACTCTAAAAGTGGCCCTGAAGTTCCCCCCGCGGAAGAGCGCTCAGAAGCGACCTGCGTCCAAGCCCAGCCCAGCCACCAAAGACGCCGACTCGGACGCCGAGGATGATTTCTTGAGCAAGAGAGCGCTGAACGTCAAAGAGAACAAAGCCATGGTAAGCACTGACCGCTCTATCTGACTGGTGGATAGACCAATGGTATAGTTTTGAAGTGATTAAGAGCTGTGAGATGAGAGCTGATTTTTacgtttttaattattattgtcCCCTCAGCTTGCAAAATTAATGGCTGAGCTCAACAAAGTCCCAGGATTGTTTCCAAAAAGAGCTTCCCTACCCATGACCAACACGGTAAGTTGAATATTAATAGCACCCTCTAAAATTATACACATTTGTCCATTTTTGGCTGCCTCTGAAACAACAGTACACGCTTAATCCGTGTGTGTACCTAAAAGTGCTTGTCATGAGTTGTTGCTGACTAATGTCCTCGTCCCCACTCAGCCTCGACGTGTCCCACGCCAGTCTTTGGGAGGGCCGACCAGGAAGAACCCCGAGCGGACCTCGCGcattcacacacgctcacgGTCACAGGTGGATGGGCCGCCCAGCCCCATGGCTGACGATGACCCCGAGGACAAGTTCAGCCTGGTGCGCAAGAGTCGCTTCTTcgaagaggtggaggagccgGTATGTGTTCTTTGTTCATTCTGCCCTTTGTGAATGTGTAGTTGATAAATGAGTAACTTATTACTAGGTTCTAACACATTGCCTGTAATAAAGTTGTGCTGGGTGTGATTGTTACTGCACAAAGCCAAGTGTTGGATTTGGATGGCTGCTTTTGATTCTTTCCAGTTTTGTGAGGCATGTCAGGTGAAATAATTGAAACGCTTGTTGTGTTCAGAGAGAGCCACGGAGGAGAAGCTATAACGGAATCATGGCCATTCCACACACGGTCAGGCCAGTGGAGGAGGTCACCGAGGCTGAGCTGGACAACATCTGCAACAACGTTCGGGAGAAGGTCTACAGTAGCTCCATGGTGGGTCCTCTGCTCTCTGCCATGTGTCTCAGTGTTGATCGTAGTCTTCAAAGTGTTCACCTCGATATTACAACCAAGTGTGACGAGAATATTGGACCAATCCTAAATGATTTCCCCCCTTAATCCTCCTCAGGGTTCCACTTGCCACCAGTGTCGGCAGAAAACTACTGACACCAAGACCAACTGCCGTAACCCTGAGTGCGTGGGTGTGAGGGGTCAGTTCTGCGGGCCTTGTCTCCGTAACCGCTATGGCGAGGAAGTCCGTAATGCCCTGCTGGACCCAGTGAGTACAGTGCCCAGTGCCGTGGCACAACCTCTTTAGCTAGCGTCTCCCGTCAGTGTTGGCATGTGAGCCGTTGGCATGTGGACTCATCTGGTTTTCCCCATCATAGGAGTGGCTGTGCCCGCCATGCAGAGGGATCTGCAACTGCAGTTTCTGCAGAGCGCGCGAGGGACGCTGTGCCACAGGTGTACTGGTCTACCTGGCCAAGTATCACGGCTATGACAATGTCCATTCCTACTTGAAAAGGTGAGTCGACTTGTCATCGATACATTACTTGTTACCTTCCCTTGTGCTTATACTTTCTAAAACCAAAATGTTGTTGAGCGTGTTCTTTTTTGTAACCGGTCATCTCTGTCTTGTTACAGCCTGAGaaaagagctggaggaggaggaggaagccaaGTAAATGACAGGTGTCTGCCTGCTGAATCTAGACACAGTTCTCAATCAGTTCGCAACCACTCTGCATACTCTCAGTTAGAGAAGACAAAAGGAATCACCCACTGATTGTCTTAGCTGTGTGCAAGTTGCACAGTGTAGACTGTTGAAAATGGCCTACCaagaaatgattttttttaacttaCATTGTTATAAATGTATAAAgttgtcaaagaatgaaaaaGACTAGCCCCAGGGAAAGTGGTAACAGTCTGCTTTTGTAATATCCTTTTTTAACGATACTGTCTTAGGCTTATGTTTACAACatgcattaaaaaaagaaagaataccTAAGAGATTGTAAACTGTTCTTTTTAAGCAACTTGACATGGaaatgtttttaattttttttaaaacatgttgaTACTGTTCTTGTAAAACACAGGTCcactgtgttgtttttttcttctttctgttcATAAAACATGTCTGTGTGCCAGTGTTCCTCTGTTGAGTAGTCCCCCCTCCTGCTGGCCCTGAGGTGCTCAGGGTGGAGAGGGCATCGTGAGTCTGGACCATTACCCTTTCCTTCTAGTGCCGAGAGGAGCCGCGTGATATACGACGGCGCCTGCTTGAATCCTTCATTAGATAACTGTCACTAATGGTGTGGAAACAATTAGCAGTTCTCTAATGGGAATCTGGTACCTGTAAATCATTTTTTCCTATTAAAGCACTTttgctcccctcctctgctctgatctctctcccttttttccatTTCCAGTGGCACAAATAGTCCTGTTCAACTAGGTGTCACTCATGTGCCAATGGCAAGACTGCTTCAGAAAGGGTCTGCTCAAGTACGGACATTATGTCCAGTTGGGTGTTGGGATTGCATGTTAATGTGCTCGATCTAGACCAGATGTCATGGAGTATACCTGGCTCTTATTGATGTTTTACCCTTGAGAAAATGCATAGCGTTTGACCTGCGTAATAACAGCTGTACCTGCATCAACCAACATGTCAAGTTATCAGTTAGCAACGAATCCGACTCAAACTAATAATGCCTAAAGGTTAAACGCTACAGCACGATTATGGGCACAGCATTATGTTCAGTATTACTTATCTTATTGACAACATACATTTGTTCCCAATATACCTATTCTAAGCTAGGCTATTCTATTTCTAAGTAGCTTCATTATTGGCATTTTAATTATAGATCTAAGGAGGAATAGGATAATGTCAAATTCATCTTTGCAGTCTACTACAAGCTGTTGTGTTGGTGTGAATTCATACTTGACAACGTTCTCTGCCCTTCATGCCTGTGACAGAGAGTGCACGGTGTTTAAAAGAGTTTTAACTCCTATTATTTTGCAATGTGAATCTTTTTAGTTCTGTGGGAAACGAATGCTTCAAAAACTATTATTTGCATAATAAAGATGCACTTGAAAATACTGGTATTAAATACCAATGATCATCCACTTTGGGATGATGAATATTTAGGGAAATAATTGTTTACGACGCTCAAGCATCGAGCTGATCTGGTAATCAGGCTATGAAATACAATATTTATTCATTAGAGCGGATTTAATGAGGCCTTGCGGCGCTAATTATGAAAACCACTGTAGCAGTAAATGAGTAGCGCATGGCGACGGGAGGCCGGGTACCTGTTAGGAGGGACTGGGGCTGGAGAGCTCGACGAGCCCTGCCTGGCTGAGCAGCACCGGGCCCGTGGGTCAGCCCAGCCAGCGCTGATCCCGATACGCTGTAATTAGACCGCTGCCGCTCGCGTCGCCCCACCGCTGCGGGGAAACACCAGTGGAAACAAGAGCAGGTGCGAGTAGCGCGCT
This window encodes:
- the cdca7a gene encoding cell division cycle-associated protein 7a, which translates into the protein MRSKRQQTVQPPATRMNLRSYRNMSLVPIETSSSSSDDSCDSFGSDGFANTRKILKPTRVSPRRAKASEVTSEEDTRSSFEDKNFTEEMSAMNVDSDNDSMEAEPEPERRPRRSHTLKVALKFPPRKSAQKRPASKPSPATKDADSDAEDDFLSKRALNVKENKAMLAKLMAELNKVPGLFPKRASLPMTNTPRRVPRQSLGGPTRKNPERTSRIHTRSRSQVDGPPSPMADDDPEDKFSLVRKSRFFEEVEEPREPRRRSYNGIMAIPHTVRPVEEVTEAELDNICNNVREKVYSSSMGSTCHQCRQKTTDTKTNCRNPECVGVRGQFCGPCLRNRYGEEVRNALLDPEWLCPPCRGICNCSFCRAREGRCATGVLVYLAKYHGYDNVHSYLKSLRKELEEEEEAK